One genomic segment of Myxocyprinus asiaticus isolate MX2 ecotype Aquarium Trade chromosome 14, UBuf_Myxa_2, whole genome shotgun sequence includes these proteins:
- the LOC127451812 gene encoding nitric oxide synthase-interacting protein isoform X2, producing the protein MTRHGKNCTAGAVYTYHEKRKDTAASGYGTQSVRLGKDAIKDFDCCCLSLQPCRDPVITEDGYIYEKEAILQYILHQKTEIAKKMKAYEKQKQALKSEGQLESKSEERQRAEKFKQRENNIVSKPINPFTSGKSKGDGIPKSSPSSSTSDASAGESSSSSALPSFWIPSLTPEAKPTLLKKPSKAVLCPMSGRPLKMSDLISVRFTPLDPGLDRVALLTRQDRYVCAVTKDTLGNSVPCAVLRPSSSKVNKTGLT; encoded by the exons ATGACTCGACATGGGAAGAACTGTACAGCAGGAGCTGTTTACACTTATCACGAGAAGAGGAAAGACACCG CGGCGTCGGGTTATGGGACACAGAGTGTGCGTCTGGGAAAAGATGCAATCAAAGATTTTGACTGCTGCTGTCTGTCGTTACAGCCCTGTAGGGACCCCGTTATAAC TGAAGATGGATACATATATGAAAAAGAAGCCATTCTGCAATACATCCTTCACCAAAAGACAGAGATTGCTAAGAAAATGAAG GCATATGAGAAGCAGAAACAGGCTTTGAAGAGTGAGGGCCAGCTGGAGTCCAAGTCTGAGGAAAGACAGAGAGCAGAGAAGTTCAAACAGAGAGAGAACAACATTGTCTCCAAGCCAATCAACCCCTTTACCTcag GTAAATCTAAAGGTGATGGAATCCCAAAGAGCTCACCGAGCTCCTCCACTTCTGACGCTTCAGCGGGAGAGTCCAGTTCTTCTTCAGCCCTGCCCAGCTTCTGGATCCCCAGCCTCACACCAGAGGCCAAGCCCACCTTGCTTAAAAAACCT TCAAAGGCAGTGTTGTGCCCCATGTCAGGGCGTCCTTTGAAGATGAGTGATTTGATTTCTGTGCGCTTTACTCCACTGGATCCTGGTCTGGACAGAGTGGCCCTCCTCACACGGCAG GACAGATATGTGTGTGCAGTAACCAAAGACACTCTCGGGAACTCTGTGCCCTGTGCAGTTCTCAGGCCCTC TTCAAGTAAAGTCAATAAAACTGGTTTGACATGA
- the LOC127451810 gene encoding reticulocalbin-1-like: MQLLFLGTIALLVGVTFAVPAQEKRVHRQPDLSDHVHDDAHGYQYDHEAFLGKEEAKTFDQLSPEESKERLGRIVDRIDTDKDGFISHAELHHWIKHRQRRYIEENVDKHWKEYDQNKDGKIAWTEYKNTTYGFYTDEEFNDVEDKVSYKAMLTRDERRFKSADRDGDGLATREEFTAFLHPEEFDHMKDIVIQETIEDIDKNGDGKINLQEYIGDMFSAEDGESEPDWVTTEKKHFSEFRDINKDGFLDASEVVQWILPGEVDHADNEARHLIHETDKNNDDKITKKEILANWNMFVGSQATNYGEDLTKRHDEL; encoded by the exons ATGCAGCTGCTTTTTTTGGGGACAATTGCCCTGCTTGTTGGGGTCACATTTGCTGTGCCCGCGCAGGAAAAGCGTGTGCATCGGCAGCCTGACCTCAGTGACCATGTTCACGATGATGCCCACGGTTACCAGTATGACCATGAGGCCTTCCTGGGCAAAGAGGAAGCCAAGACCTTTGACCAGCTAAGCCCTGAGGAGAGCAAAGAGAGACTAGG AAGGATTGTGGATCGGATTGACACAGATAAGGATGGCTTCATCAGCCACGCAGAGCTACATCACTGGATTAAACACAGGCAGAGGAGGTACATTGAGGAGAATGTGGACAAGCACTGGAAAGAATACGACCAGAACAAGGATGGAAAGATTGCATGGACCGAGTACAAAAACACTACCTATGGATTTTACACTG ATGAAGAGTTTAATGATGTTGAAGATAAGGTGAGTTACAAAGCCATGCTCACTAGAGATGAGAGGCGATTTAAGTCAGCAGACCGGGATGGGGATGGCCTCGCTACCAGGGAAGAGTTCACCGCCTTCCTCCATCCAGAGGAGTTCGACCACATGAAAGACATTGTCATACAG gaAACAATCGAGGACATTGACAAGAATGGTGATGGCAAGATTAATCTGCAGGAATACATTG GGGACATGTTCAGCGCTGAAGATGGAGAGAGTGAACCAGACTGGGTCACTACAGAAAAGAAACACTTTTCAGAGTTCAGAGACATTAACAAG GATGGTTTCCTTGATGCCAGCGAAGTAGTTCAGTGGATCCTCCCAGGAGAGGTTGACCATGCTGATAATGAGGCCAGGCATCTCATTCACGAAACTGATAAAAATAAC GATGACAAAATCACCAAGAAGGAGATACTGGCAAACTGGAACATGTTTGTTGGGAGCCAGGCGACAAATTACGGAGAGGATCTCACCAAAAGACATGATGAGCTTTAA
- the LOC127451812 gene encoding nitric oxide synthase-interacting protein isoform X1: protein MTRHGKNCTAGAVYTYHEKRKDTAASGYGTQSVRLGKDAIKDFDCCCLSLQPCRDPVITEDGYIYEKEAILQYILHQKTEIAKKMKAYEKQKQALKSEGQLESKSEERQRAEKFKQRENNIVSKPINPFTSGKSKGDGIPKSSPSSSTSDASAGESSSSSALPSFWIPSLTPEAKPTLLKKPSKAVLCPMSGRPLKMSDLISVRFTPLDPGLDRVALLTRQDRYVCAVTKDTLGNSVPCAVLRPSGAVVTMESVEKLIRKDMIDPITGDKLKDKDIIPFQRGGTGFAGSGVDLKAKEARPVMQA, encoded by the exons ATGACTCGACATGGGAAGAACTGTACAGCAGGAGCTGTTTACACTTATCACGAGAAGAGGAAAGACACCG CGGCGTCGGGTTATGGGACACAGAGTGTGCGTCTGGGAAAAGATGCAATCAAAGATTTTGACTGCTGCTGTCTGTCGTTACAGCCCTGTAGGGACCCCGTTATAAC TGAAGATGGATACATATATGAAAAAGAAGCCATTCTGCAATACATCCTTCACCAAAAGACAGAGATTGCTAAGAAAATGAAG GCATATGAGAAGCAGAAACAGGCTTTGAAGAGTGAGGGCCAGCTGGAGTCCAAGTCTGAGGAAAGACAGAGAGCAGAGAAGTTCAAACAGAGAGAGAACAACATTGTCTCCAAGCCAATCAACCCCTTTACCTcag GTAAATCTAAAGGTGATGGAATCCCAAAGAGCTCACCGAGCTCCTCCACTTCTGACGCTTCAGCGGGAGAGTCCAGTTCTTCTTCAGCCCTGCCCAGCTTCTGGATCCCCAGCCTCACACCAGAGGCCAAGCCCACCTTGCTTAAAAAACCT TCAAAGGCAGTGTTGTGCCCCATGTCAGGGCGTCCTTTGAAGATGAGTGATTTGATTTCTGTGCGCTTTACTCCACTGGATCCTGGTCTGGACAGAGTGGCCCTCCTCACACGGCAG GACAGATATGTGTGTGCAGTAACCAAAGACACTCTCGGGAACTCTGTGCCCTGTGCAGTTCTCAGGCCCTC TGGAGCGGTAGTCACTATGGAGTCTGTAGAGAAGCTCATACGGAAAGATATGATTGATCCAATCACAGGAGACAAACTGAAAGACAAGGACATCATACCTTTTCAAAGG GGTGGGACTGGATTTGCAGGTTCAGGTGTGGATCTCAAAGCCAAAGAGGCCAGACCCGTCATGCAAGCATAA